One part of the Alligator mississippiensis isolate rAllMis1 chromosome 3, rAllMis1, whole genome shotgun sequence genome encodes these proteins:
- the MRPS36 gene encoding alpha-ketoglutarate dehydrogenase component 4 isoform X1: MGSKMAAASRVVQVVKPHTPLIKFPDRQSTPKLKIFISVQESLQARVPPLHGSAVPLSVGSKQPVLENISPISRVQGMPDTSELVRTLPQKYRRKTMSDEEMEFIQRGGPE, from the exons ATGGGCAGCAAGATGGCGGCCGCTAGCCGGGTCGTCCAG GTGGTAAAGCCACATACACCTTTAATTAAATTTCCAGACAGACAAAGTACCCCCAAACTTAAAA TCTTTATTTCAGTACAGGAATCTCTACAAGCAAGAGTGCCACCACTCCATGGTTCAGCAGTACCGCTGTCTGTAGGAAGCAAACAACCAGTTCTTGAAAATATTTCACCTATTAGTAGAGTACAAGGCATGCCAGACACTTCAGAATTAGTAAGAACATTACCTCAGAAGTACAGGAGGAAAACAATGTCAGATGAAGAGATGGAATTCATCCAA CGTGGAGGTCCAGAGTAA
- the MRPS36 gene encoding alpha-ketoglutarate dehydrogenase component 4 isoform X2 — protein MGSKMAAASRVVQVVKPHTPLIKFPDRQSTPKLKIQESLQARVPPLHGSAVPLSVGSKQPVLENISPISRVQGMPDTSELVRTLPQKYRRKTMSDEEMEFIQRGGPE, from the exons ATGGGCAGCAAGATGGCGGCCGCTAGCCGGGTCGTCCAG GTGGTAAAGCCACATACACCTTTAATTAAATTTCCAGACAGACAAAGTACCCCCAAACTTAAAA TACAGGAATCTCTACAAGCAAGAGTGCCACCACTCCATGGTTCAGCAGTACCGCTGTCTGTAGGAAGCAAACAACCAGTTCTTGAAAATATTTCACCTATTAGTAGAGTACAAGGCATGCCAGACACTTCAGAATTAGTAAGAACATTACCTCAGAAGTACAGGAGGAAAACAATGTCAGATGAAGAGATGGAATTCATCCAA CGTGGAGGTCCAGAGTAA